In Carya illinoinensis cultivar Pawnee chromosome 10, C.illinoinensisPawnee_v1, whole genome shotgun sequence, one DNA window encodes the following:
- the LOC122279196 gene encoding probable galacturonosyltransferase 7 isoform X10, whose protein sequence is MKGGASSYGYSAKRRWRGLVIGVLGLVILSMLVPLVFLLGLHNGFRSAGYPSEQQRPTSDVLRNFTNNAKNKTFGRGSKHNSQATEVPPRSIAQSLPVKNNTNVDAAVGLPLYAKDVVDDIGKLCEFKFGSYCHWRQEHREEMKDSMVKKLKDQLFVARAFYPSIAKLPRQDKLSRELKLNIQELERVLSESTTDVDLPPQIAKKLQRMEAAIAKAKLFHVECNNVDKKLRQIYDMTEDEANFHMKQSAFLYQLAVQTMPKSLHCLSMRLTVEYFKSPPNDMKLSMAEKSTDPMLHHYVIFSNNVLASSVVINSTVMHSKESVNQVFHVLTDEQNYFAMKLWFLRNTYKEATVQVLNMESLKLDNHSKATLLHLSLPEEFRVSFHSVDSPPMAPIRTEYMSIFSHSHYLLPKIFQNLNKVVVLDDDVVVQQDLSALWSLDMGGKVNAAVQFCSLRLDQLKKYLGENGYNKNSCAWMSGLNVIDLARWRNLNLTETFQRLAREMTTHEESIEAVALRASLLSFEGLIYAIDGGWILSGLGHDYGIDIEAISKAAILHYNGNMKPWLELGIPKYKHYWKKFLSREDQFLSECNVNS, encoded by the exons ATGAAGGGCGGGGCTTCTTCTTATGGATATTCGGCGAAAAGGCGATGGAGGGGGCTGGTCATTGGGGTGCTGGGACTTGTTATCCTCTCCATGCTCGTTCCTCTTGTCTTTTTGCTTGGCCTTCACAATGGCTTTCGCTCTGCGG GATATCCGTCCGAGCAACAAAGGCCAACTTCA GATGTTCTTAGAAACTTCACCAATAATGCAAAGAATAAAACCTTTGGTAGGGGTTCCAAGCACAATAGTCAGGCGACAGAAG TGCCCCCACGTAGCATTGCACAATCTCTTCCCGTTAAGAAT AATACCAATGTTGATGCTGCAGTTGGACTCCCCTTATATGCAAAGGATGTTGTCGATGACATTGGAAAATTATGTGAGTTTAAATTTGGTAGTTATTGTCATTGGCGTCAAGAACATAGAGAAGAAATGAAGGATTCTATGGTGAAAAAGTTGAAGGATCAATTATTTGTGGCTAGAGCATTCTATCCTAGTATTGCAAAACTTCCGAGACAGGATAAGTTGTCTCGGGAATTGAAACTAAATATTCAAGAACTAGAACGTGTTCTTAGTGAAAGCACTACAGATGTTGATCTTCCACCACA gATTGCTAAGAAGTTACAGAGGATGGAAGCTGCAATAGCCAAAGCCAAATTATTTCATGTGGAGTGTAACAATGTTGACAAGAAATTGagacaaatatatgatatgacTGAGGACGAAGCTAACTTCCACATGAAACAGAGTGCCTTCCTCTACCAACTCGCAGTCCAGACTATGCCAAAGAGTCTTCACTGCCTGTCAATGAGACTGACAGTGGAGTATTTCAAATCTCCTCCTAACGATATGAAGCTCTCTATGGCTGAAAAGTCCACAGATCCTATGTTGCACCACTATGTTATATTCTCCAATAATGTGCTCGCCTCATCAGTAGTAATCAACTCAACTGTTATGCATTCAAAA GAAAGTGTGAATCAGGTGTTTCACGTGCTTACAGATGAACAGAATTATTTTGCAATGAAACTATGGTTTCTTCGAAATACTTACAAGGAAGCCACAGTTCAAGTGTTGAACATGGAAAGTCTTAAGCTGGACAACCATAGCAAAGCAACTCTGTTGCATCTTTCCCTGCCTGAGGAGTTTCGTGTTTCCTTCCACAGTGTTGATAGTCCACCTATGGCCCCTATTAGAACAGAATACATGTCTATTTTTTCTCACTCACACTATCTTCTCCCCAAGATATTCCAGAATTTGAATAAAGTTGTGGTTCTTGATGATGATGTTGTTGTGCAGCAAGACTTGTCAGCACTATGGAGCCTCGACATGGGAGGGAAAGTCAATGCTGCTGTGCAGTTCTGCTCATTGAGGTTGGatcaactaaaaaaatatttgggtgAGAACGGTTACAATAAGAATTCTTGTGCATGGATGTCTGGATTGAATGTAATTGATCTGGCAAGGTGGAGAAACTTAAATCTTACGGAAACTTTCCAAAGGTTGGCACGGGAG ATGACCACGCATGAAGAATCAATTGAAGCGGTTGCATTGCGTGCAAGCTTGCTCAGCTTTGAGGGCCTAATTTATGCTATTGATGGTGGTTGGATTCTGTCTGGACTAGGACATGACTACGGAATTGATATCGAAGCCATTTCAAAAGCTGCAATTTTGCACTATAATGGTAACATGAAACCTTGGCTCGAGCTAGGAATTCCaaaatataaacattattgGAAGAAGTTTTTGAGCCGAGAAGATCAGTTCTTGAGTGAGTGCAATGTAAATTCCTAG
- the LOC122279196 gene encoding probable galacturonosyltransferase 7 isoform X3: MKGGASSYGYSAKRRWRGLVIGVLGLVILSMLVPLVFLLGLHNGFRSAGYPSEQQRPTSESRIGYDKYEVRDAWNESEGDQSSHVCDLFRKLGPTLPKDVLRNFTNNAKNKTFGRGSKHNSQATEVPPRSIAQSLPVKNQNTNVDAAVGLPLYAKDVVDDIGKLCEFKFGSYCHWRQEHREEMKDSMVKKLKDQLFVARAFYPSIAKLPRQDKLSRELKLNIQELERVLSESTTDVDLPPQIAKKLQRMEAAIAKAKLFHVECNNVDKKLRQIYDMTEDEANFHMKQSAFLYQLAVQTMPKSLHCLSMRLTVEYFKSPPNDMKLSMAEKSTDPMLHHYVIFSNNVLASSVVINSTVMHSKESVNQVFHVLTDEQNYFAMKLWFLRNTYKEATVQVLNMESLKLDNHSKATLLHLSLPEEFRVSFHSVDSPPMAPIRTEYMSIFSHSHYLLPKIFQNLNKVVVLDDDVVVQQDLSALWSLDMGGKVNAAVQFCSLRLDQLKKYLGENGYNKNSCAWMSGLNVIDLARWRNLNLTETFQRLAREMTTHEESIEAVALRASLLSFEGLIYAIDGGWILSGLGHDYGIDIEAISKAAILHYNGNMKPWLELGIPKYKHYWKKFLSREDQFLSECNVNS; this comes from the exons ATGAAGGGCGGGGCTTCTTCTTATGGATATTCGGCGAAAAGGCGATGGAGGGGGCTGGTCATTGGGGTGCTGGGACTTGTTATCCTCTCCATGCTCGTTCCTCTTGTCTTTTTGCTTGGCCTTCACAATGGCTTTCGCTCTGCGG GATATCCGTCCGAGCAACAAAGGCCAACTTCA GAGAGTCGAATAGGATATGACAAGTACGAAGTCAGAGATGCTTGGAATGAGTCCGAG GGGGATCAATCAAGCCATGTATGCGATCTTTTTAGAAAATTGGGACCAACTCTTCCAAAG GATGTTCTTAGAAACTTCACCAATAATGCAAAGAATAAAACCTTTGGTAGGGGTTCCAAGCACAATAGTCAGGCGACAGAAG TGCCCCCACGTAGCATTGCACAATCTCTTCCCGTTAAGAAT CAGAATACCAATGTTGATGCTGCAGTTGGACTCCCCTTATATGCAAAGGATGTTGTCGATGACATTGGAAAATTATGTGAGTTTAAATTTGGTAGTTATTGTCATTGGCGTCAAGAACATAGAGAAGAAATGAAGGATTCTATGGTGAAAAAGTTGAAGGATCAATTATTTGTGGCTAGAGCATTCTATCCTAGTATTGCAAAACTTCCGAGACAGGATAAGTTGTCTCGGGAATTGAAACTAAATATTCAAGAACTAGAACGTGTTCTTAGTGAAAGCACTACAGATGTTGATCTTCCACCACA gATTGCTAAGAAGTTACAGAGGATGGAAGCTGCAATAGCCAAAGCCAAATTATTTCATGTGGAGTGTAACAATGTTGACAAGAAATTGagacaaatatatgatatgacTGAGGACGAAGCTAACTTCCACATGAAACAGAGTGCCTTCCTCTACCAACTCGCAGTCCAGACTATGCCAAAGAGTCTTCACTGCCTGTCAATGAGACTGACAGTGGAGTATTTCAAATCTCCTCCTAACGATATGAAGCTCTCTATGGCTGAAAAGTCCACAGATCCTATGTTGCACCACTATGTTATATTCTCCAATAATGTGCTCGCCTCATCAGTAGTAATCAACTCAACTGTTATGCATTCAAAA GAAAGTGTGAATCAGGTGTTTCACGTGCTTACAGATGAACAGAATTATTTTGCAATGAAACTATGGTTTCTTCGAAATACTTACAAGGAAGCCACAGTTCAAGTGTTGAACATGGAAAGTCTTAAGCTGGACAACCATAGCAAAGCAACTCTGTTGCATCTTTCCCTGCCTGAGGAGTTTCGTGTTTCCTTCCACAGTGTTGATAGTCCACCTATGGCCCCTATTAGAACAGAATACATGTCTATTTTTTCTCACTCACACTATCTTCTCCCCAAGATATTCCAGAATTTGAATAAAGTTGTGGTTCTTGATGATGATGTTGTTGTGCAGCAAGACTTGTCAGCACTATGGAGCCTCGACATGGGAGGGAAAGTCAATGCTGCTGTGCAGTTCTGCTCATTGAGGTTGGatcaactaaaaaaatatttgggtgAGAACGGTTACAATAAGAATTCTTGTGCATGGATGTCTGGATTGAATGTAATTGATCTGGCAAGGTGGAGAAACTTAAATCTTACGGAAACTTTCCAAAGGTTGGCACGGGAG ATGACCACGCATGAAGAATCAATTGAAGCGGTTGCATTGCGTGCAAGCTTGCTCAGCTTTGAGGGCCTAATTTATGCTATTGATGGTGGTTGGATTCTGTCTGGACTAGGACATGACTACGGAATTGATATCGAAGCCATTTCAAAAGCTGCAATTTTGCACTATAATGGTAACATGAAACCTTGGCTCGAGCTAGGAATTCCaaaatataaacattattgGAAGAAGTTTTTGAGCCGAGAAGATCAGTTCTTGAGTGAGTGCAATGTAAATTCCTAG
- the LOC122279196 gene encoding probable galacturonosyltransferase 7 isoform X7 codes for MKGGASSYGYSAKRRWRGLVIGVLGLVILSMLVPLVFLLGLHNGFRSAGYPSEQQRPTSGDQSSHVCDLFRKLGPTLPKDVLRNFTNNAKNKTFGRGSKHNSQATEVPPRSIAQSLPVKNQNTNVDAAVGLPLYAKDVVDDIGKLCEFKFGSYCHWRQEHREEMKDSMVKKLKDQLFVARAFYPSIAKLPRQDKLSRELKLNIQELERVLSESTTDVDLPPQIAKKLQRMEAAIAKAKLFHVECNNVDKKLRQIYDMTEDEANFHMKQSAFLYQLAVQTMPKSLHCLSMRLTVEYFKSPPNDMKLSMAEKSTDPMLHHYVIFSNNVLASSVVINSTVMHSKESVNQVFHVLTDEQNYFAMKLWFLRNTYKEATVQVLNMESLKLDNHSKATLLHLSLPEEFRVSFHSVDSPPMAPIRTEYMSIFSHSHYLLPKIFQNLNKVVVLDDDVVVQQDLSALWSLDMGGKVNAAVQFCSLRLDQLKKYLGENGYNKNSCAWMSGLNVIDLARWRNLNLTETFQRLAREMTTHEESIEAVALRASLLSFEGLIYAIDGGWILSGLGHDYGIDIEAISKAAILHYNGNMKPWLELGIPKYKHYWKKFLSREDQFLSECNVNS; via the exons ATGAAGGGCGGGGCTTCTTCTTATGGATATTCGGCGAAAAGGCGATGGAGGGGGCTGGTCATTGGGGTGCTGGGACTTGTTATCCTCTCCATGCTCGTTCCTCTTGTCTTTTTGCTTGGCCTTCACAATGGCTTTCGCTCTGCGG GATATCCGTCCGAGCAACAAAGGCCAACTTCA GGGGATCAATCAAGCCATGTATGCGATCTTTTTAGAAAATTGGGACCAACTCTTCCAAAG GATGTTCTTAGAAACTTCACCAATAATGCAAAGAATAAAACCTTTGGTAGGGGTTCCAAGCACAATAGTCAGGCGACAGAAG TGCCCCCACGTAGCATTGCACAATCTCTTCCCGTTAAGAAT CAGAATACCAATGTTGATGCTGCAGTTGGACTCCCCTTATATGCAAAGGATGTTGTCGATGACATTGGAAAATTATGTGAGTTTAAATTTGGTAGTTATTGTCATTGGCGTCAAGAACATAGAGAAGAAATGAAGGATTCTATGGTGAAAAAGTTGAAGGATCAATTATTTGTGGCTAGAGCATTCTATCCTAGTATTGCAAAACTTCCGAGACAGGATAAGTTGTCTCGGGAATTGAAACTAAATATTCAAGAACTAGAACGTGTTCTTAGTGAAAGCACTACAGATGTTGATCTTCCACCACA gATTGCTAAGAAGTTACAGAGGATGGAAGCTGCAATAGCCAAAGCCAAATTATTTCATGTGGAGTGTAACAATGTTGACAAGAAATTGagacaaatatatgatatgacTGAGGACGAAGCTAACTTCCACATGAAACAGAGTGCCTTCCTCTACCAACTCGCAGTCCAGACTATGCCAAAGAGTCTTCACTGCCTGTCAATGAGACTGACAGTGGAGTATTTCAAATCTCCTCCTAACGATATGAAGCTCTCTATGGCTGAAAAGTCCACAGATCCTATGTTGCACCACTATGTTATATTCTCCAATAATGTGCTCGCCTCATCAGTAGTAATCAACTCAACTGTTATGCATTCAAAA GAAAGTGTGAATCAGGTGTTTCACGTGCTTACAGATGAACAGAATTATTTTGCAATGAAACTATGGTTTCTTCGAAATACTTACAAGGAAGCCACAGTTCAAGTGTTGAACATGGAAAGTCTTAAGCTGGACAACCATAGCAAAGCAACTCTGTTGCATCTTTCCCTGCCTGAGGAGTTTCGTGTTTCCTTCCACAGTGTTGATAGTCCACCTATGGCCCCTATTAGAACAGAATACATGTCTATTTTTTCTCACTCACACTATCTTCTCCCCAAGATATTCCAGAATTTGAATAAAGTTGTGGTTCTTGATGATGATGTTGTTGTGCAGCAAGACTTGTCAGCACTATGGAGCCTCGACATGGGAGGGAAAGTCAATGCTGCTGTGCAGTTCTGCTCATTGAGGTTGGatcaactaaaaaaatatttgggtgAGAACGGTTACAATAAGAATTCTTGTGCATGGATGTCTGGATTGAATGTAATTGATCTGGCAAGGTGGAGAAACTTAAATCTTACGGAAACTTTCCAAAGGTTGGCACGGGAG ATGACCACGCATGAAGAATCAATTGAAGCGGTTGCATTGCGTGCAAGCTTGCTCAGCTTTGAGGGCCTAATTTATGCTATTGATGGTGGTTGGATTCTGTCTGGACTAGGACATGACTACGGAATTGATATCGAAGCCATTTCAAAAGCTGCAATTTTGCACTATAATGGTAACATGAAACCTTGGCTCGAGCTAGGAATTCCaaaatataaacattattgGAAGAAGTTTTTGAGCCGAGAAGATCAGTTCTTGAGTGAGTGCAATGTAAATTCCTAG
- the LOC122279196 gene encoding probable galacturonosyltransferase 7 isoform X6, translating into MKGGASSYGYSAKRRWRGLVIGVLGLVILSMLVPLVFLLGLHNGFRSAGYPSEQQRPTSALKKKKPVNQESRIGYDKYEVRDAWNESEDVLRNFTNNAKNKTFGRGSKHNSQATEVPPRSIAQSLPVKNNTNVDAAVGLPLYAKDVVDDIGKLCEFKFGSYCHWRQEHREEMKDSMVKKLKDQLFVARAFYPSIAKLPRQDKLSRELKLNIQELERVLSESTTDVDLPPQIAKKLQRMEAAIAKAKLFHVECNNVDKKLRQIYDMTEDEANFHMKQSAFLYQLAVQTMPKSLHCLSMRLTVEYFKSPPNDMKLSMAEKSTDPMLHHYVIFSNNVLASSVVINSTVMHSKESVNQVFHVLTDEQNYFAMKLWFLRNTYKEATVQVLNMESLKLDNHSKATLLHLSLPEEFRVSFHSVDSPPMAPIRTEYMSIFSHSHYLLPKIFQNLNKVVVLDDDVVVQQDLSALWSLDMGGKVNAAVQFCSLRLDQLKKYLGENGYNKNSCAWMSGLNVIDLARWRNLNLTETFQRLAREMTTHEESIEAVALRASLLSFEGLIYAIDGGWILSGLGHDYGIDIEAISKAAILHYNGNMKPWLELGIPKYKHYWKKFLSREDQFLSECNVNS; encoded by the exons ATGAAGGGCGGGGCTTCTTCTTATGGATATTCGGCGAAAAGGCGATGGAGGGGGCTGGTCATTGGGGTGCTGGGACTTGTTATCCTCTCCATGCTCGTTCCTCTTGTCTTTTTGCTTGGCCTTCACAATGGCTTTCGCTCTGCGG GATATCCGTCCGAGCAACAAAGGCCAACTTCA gccctcaaaaaaaaaaaacctgtaaATCAGGAGAGTCGAATAGGATATGACAAGTACGAAGTCAGAGATGCTTGGAATGAGTCCGAG GATGTTCTTAGAAACTTCACCAATAATGCAAAGAATAAAACCTTTGGTAGGGGTTCCAAGCACAATAGTCAGGCGACAGAAG TGCCCCCACGTAGCATTGCACAATCTCTTCCCGTTAAGAAT AATACCAATGTTGATGCTGCAGTTGGACTCCCCTTATATGCAAAGGATGTTGTCGATGACATTGGAAAATTATGTGAGTTTAAATTTGGTAGTTATTGTCATTGGCGTCAAGAACATAGAGAAGAAATGAAGGATTCTATGGTGAAAAAGTTGAAGGATCAATTATTTGTGGCTAGAGCATTCTATCCTAGTATTGCAAAACTTCCGAGACAGGATAAGTTGTCTCGGGAATTGAAACTAAATATTCAAGAACTAGAACGTGTTCTTAGTGAAAGCACTACAGATGTTGATCTTCCACCACA gATTGCTAAGAAGTTACAGAGGATGGAAGCTGCAATAGCCAAAGCCAAATTATTTCATGTGGAGTGTAACAATGTTGACAAGAAATTGagacaaatatatgatatgacTGAGGACGAAGCTAACTTCCACATGAAACAGAGTGCCTTCCTCTACCAACTCGCAGTCCAGACTATGCCAAAGAGTCTTCACTGCCTGTCAATGAGACTGACAGTGGAGTATTTCAAATCTCCTCCTAACGATATGAAGCTCTCTATGGCTGAAAAGTCCACAGATCCTATGTTGCACCACTATGTTATATTCTCCAATAATGTGCTCGCCTCATCAGTAGTAATCAACTCAACTGTTATGCATTCAAAA GAAAGTGTGAATCAGGTGTTTCACGTGCTTACAGATGAACAGAATTATTTTGCAATGAAACTATGGTTTCTTCGAAATACTTACAAGGAAGCCACAGTTCAAGTGTTGAACATGGAAAGTCTTAAGCTGGACAACCATAGCAAAGCAACTCTGTTGCATCTTTCCCTGCCTGAGGAGTTTCGTGTTTCCTTCCACAGTGTTGATAGTCCACCTATGGCCCCTATTAGAACAGAATACATGTCTATTTTTTCTCACTCACACTATCTTCTCCCCAAGATATTCCAGAATTTGAATAAAGTTGTGGTTCTTGATGATGATGTTGTTGTGCAGCAAGACTTGTCAGCACTATGGAGCCTCGACATGGGAGGGAAAGTCAATGCTGCTGTGCAGTTCTGCTCATTGAGGTTGGatcaactaaaaaaatatttgggtgAGAACGGTTACAATAAGAATTCTTGTGCATGGATGTCTGGATTGAATGTAATTGATCTGGCAAGGTGGAGAAACTTAAATCTTACGGAAACTTTCCAAAGGTTGGCACGGGAG ATGACCACGCATGAAGAATCAATTGAAGCGGTTGCATTGCGTGCAAGCTTGCTCAGCTTTGAGGGCCTAATTTATGCTATTGATGGTGGTTGGATTCTGTCTGGACTAGGACATGACTACGGAATTGATATCGAAGCCATTTCAAAAGCTGCAATTTTGCACTATAATGGTAACATGAAACCTTGGCTCGAGCTAGGAATTCCaaaatataaacattattgGAAGAAGTTTTTGAGCCGAGAAGATCAGTTCTTGAGTGAGTGCAATGTAAATTCCTAG
- the LOC122279196 gene encoding probable galacturonosyltransferase 7 isoform X5, with product MKGGASSYGYSAKRRWRGLVIGVLGLVILSMLVPLVFLLGLHNGFRSAGYPSEQQRPTSALKKKKPVNQESRIGYDKYEVRDAWNESEDVLRNFTNNAKNKTFGRGSKHNSQATEVPPRSIAQSLPVKNQNTNVDAAVGLPLYAKDVVDDIGKLCEFKFGSYCHWRQEHREEMKDSMVKKLKDQLFVARAFYPSIAKLPRQDKLSRELKLNIQELERVLSESTTDVDLPPQIAKKLQRMEAAIAKAKLFHVECNNVDKKLRQIYDMTEDEANFHMKQSAFLYQLAVQTMPKSLHCLSMRLTVEYFKSPPNDMKLSMAEKSTDPMLHHYVIFSNNVLASSVVINSTVMHSKESVNQVFHVLTDEQNYFAMKLWFLRNTYKEATVQVLNMESLKLDNHSKATLLHLSLPEEFRVSFHSVDSPPMAPIRTEYMSIFSHSHYLLPKIFQNLNKVVVLDDDVVVQQDLSALWSLDMGGKVNAAVQFCSLRLDQLKKYLGENGYNKNSCAWMSGLNVIDLARWRNLNLTETFQRLAREMTTHEESIEAVALRASLLSFEGLIYAIDGGWILSGLGHDYGIDIEAISKAAILHYNGNMKPWLELGIPKYKHYWKKFLSREDQFLSECNVNS from the exons ATGAAGGGCGGGGCTTCTTCTTATGGATATTCGGCGAAAAGGCGATGGAGGGGGCTGGTCATTGGGGTGCTGGGACTTGTTATCCTCTCCATGCTCGTTCCTCTTGTCTTTTTGCTTGGCCTTCACAATGGCTTTCGCTCTGCGG GATATCCGTCCGAGCAACAAAGGCCAACTTCA gccctcaaaaaaaaaaaacctgtaaATCAGGAGAGTCGAATAGGATATGACAAGTACGAAGTCAGAGATGCTTGGAATGAGTCCGAG GATGTTCTTAGAAACTTCACCAATAATGCAAAGAATAAAACCTTTGGTAGGGGTTCCAAGCACAATAGTCAGGCGACAGAAG TGCCCCCACGTAGCATTGCACAATCTCTTCCCGTTAAGAAT CAGAATACCAATGTTGATGCTGCAGTTGGACTCCCCTTATATGCAAAGGATGTTGTCGATGACATTGGAAAATTATGTGAGTTTAAATTTGGTAGTTATTGTCATTGGCGTCAAGAACATAGAGAAGAAATGAAGGATTCTATGGTGAAAAAGTTGAAGGATCAATTATTTGTGGCTAGAGCATTCTATCCTAGTATTGCAAAACTTCCGAGACAGGATAAGTTGTCTCGGGAATTGAAACTAAATATTCAAGAACTAGAACGTGTTCTTAGTGAAAGCACTACAGATGTTGATCTTCCACCACA gATTGCTAAGAAGTTACAGAGGATGGAAGCTGCAATAGCCAAAGCCAAATTATTTCATGTGGAGTGTAACAATGTTGACAAGAAATTGagacaaatatatgatatgacTGAGGACGAAGCTAACTTCCACATGAAACAGAGTGCCTTCCTCTACCAACTCGCAGTCCAGACTATGCCAAAGAGTCTTCACTGCCTGTCAATGAGACTGACAGTGGAGTATTTCAAATCTCCTCCTAACGATATGAAGCTCTCTATGGCTGAAAAGTCCACAGATCCTATGTTGCACCACTATGTTATATTCTCCAATAATGTGCTCGCCTCATCAGTAGTAATCAACTCAACTGTTATGCATTCAAAA GAAAGTGTGAATCAGGTGTTTCACGTGCTTACAGATGAACAGAATTATTTTGCAATGAAACTATGGTTTCTTCGAAATACTTACAAGGAAGCCACAGTTCAAGTGTTGAACATGGAAAGTCTTAAGCTGGACAACCATAGCAAAGCAACTCTGTTGCATCTTTCCCTGCCTGAGGAGTTTCGTGTTTCCTTCCACAGTGTTGATAGTCCACCTATGGCCCCTATTAGAACAGAATACATGTCTATTTTTTCTCACTCACACTATCTTCTCCCCAAGATATTCCAGAATTTGAATAAAGTTGTGGTTCTTGATGATGATGTTGTTGTGCAGCAAGACTTGTCAGCACTATGGAGCCTCGACATGGGAGGGAAAGTCAATGCTGCTGTGCAGTTCTGCTCATTGAGGTTGGatcaactaaaaaaatatttgggtgAGAACGGTTACAATAAGAATTCTTGTGCATGGATGTCTGGATTGAATGTAATTGATCTGGCAAGGTGGAGAAACTTAAATCTTACGGAAACTTTCCAAAGGTTGGCACGGGAG ATGACCACGCATGAAGAATCAATTGAAGCGGTTGCATTGCGTGCAAGCTTGCTCAGCTTTGAGGGCCTAATTTATGCTATTGATGGTGGTTGGATTCTGTCTGGACTAGGACATGACTACGGAATTGATATCGAAGCCATTTCAAAAGCTGCAATTTTGCACTATAATGGTAACATGAAACCTTGGCTCGAGCTAGGAATTCCaaaatataaacattattgGAAGAAGTTTTTGAGCCGAGAAGATCAGTTCTTGAGTGAGTGCAATGTAAATTCCTAG